The following are encoded in a window of Bacillus sp. SORGH_AS_0510 genomic DNA:
- a CDS encoding sensor histidine kinase — MIKRYMTFEKNNGIAPYLWTVLGILPFYFIFQSPSTIEIVVGILLTLVFFILYRIAFISKGWPVYLWTLILIGISITATNLFSYVYFAFFLAYFIGNIKDRVAFLTLYFIHLISTSASINYSIVMQEKLFLQQLPFVIIIWISVILLPFSLYNKKERGQLEEKLEDANKRISELVKLEERQRIARDLHDTLGQKLSLIGLKTDLARKLISKDPEQARVELKDVQQTARTALSEVRKMVSSMRGIRIKDEILRVKQILKAAEINFIANGEFSLSNVSLLTENILSMCLKEAVNNVVKHSGAKNCIISIDQSWKETVLKICDDGTFKSDTEKLAEGHGLIGMKERLEFINGNLDLLTKEGTTLIIRVPNDVKQAVEKEERK; from the coding sequence ATGATTAAAAGGTATATGACATTTGAAAAAAATAATGGAATTGCTCCATACCTATGGACTGTTCTTGGCATATTACCTTTTTATTTTATTTTTCAATCTCCATCCACCATTGAAATTGTGGTGGGGATCTTATTAACCCTGGTATTTTTTATTCTCTACCGGATTGCTTTTATTTCAAAGGGCTGGCCGGTTTATCTTTGGACTTTAATCTTAATTGGTATTTCAATTACTGCGACTAATCTATTCAGCTACGTGTACTTTGCATTTTTCCTTGCTTATTTTATAGGAAACATTAAAGACCGGGTTGCCTTTTTGACACTATATTTTATTCATTTGATTAGTACCTCGGCATCCATTAACTACAGCATTGTCATGCAAGAGAAATTATTTCTTCAGCAATTACCGTTTGTTATCATTATTTGGATAAGTGTCATTCTTCTTCCATTTAGTCTTTATAATAAGAAGGAAAGAGGTCAGCTCGAAGAAAAGCTGGAGGATGCCAATAAACGAATTTCAGAATTGGTTAAATTGGAGGAACGTCAACGGATTGCCAGAGACCTTCATGACACACTTGGACAAAAACTGTCTTTAATTGGTTTGAAAACGGATCTAGCCCGAAAATTAATTTCTAAGGATCCGGAACAGGCTAGGGTGGAATTGAAGGACGTTCAGCAAACAGCGCGTACGGCATTAAGTGAAGTAAGGAAGATGGTATCTTCCATGCGTGGTATTCGCATAAAAGACGAGATCCTTCGGGTCAAACAAATACTTAAGGCAGCTGAAATCAACTTTATCGCAAATGGAGAATTCTCTTTATCGAATGTCTCGCTGTTAACTGAAAACATCTTAAGTATGTGTTTAAAAGAGGCTGTAAATAATGTGGTCAAACACAGTGGGGCTAAGAATTGTATAATTTCGATTGATCAATCGTGGAAGGAAACGGTACTAAAAATTTGCGATGATGGTACTTTTAAAAGTGATACTGAAAAATTAGCAGAAGGTCATGGTTTAATTGGAATGAAAGAACGTTTGGAATTTATTAATGGCAATCTGGACCTTTTAACAAAAGAAGGAACTACATTAATTATTAGAGTACCAAATGATGTGAAGCAAGCCGTTGAGAAGGAGGAGCGCAAATGA
- a CDS encoding alpha/beta fold hydrolase has product MGEVLHHCSKIPYLRFGVGEPLVFIHGLGEVKEGWSNQFEFADQYELIIPDLRGHGEYQSPGEISIYNFAQDIILLLKELGIESAHICGLSMGGMVAQEMYRQAPDMCRSLMLVSTFHYAPKRLGKLFLKFRQARVENKSPDVLRETAAKVCLYSWTKENFDTFYQFYQPNKEFYFKSMEACLKVNNLSLLPKIKVPTLIIGGQYDSVIPVWVQLLMHKQIPHSEFVIFRNTGHIAKLEAKDAFNQVLRTFLIKHKKAS; this is encoded by the coding sequence TTGGGCGAAGTATTACACCATTGTTCCAAAATTCCTTATTTGCGGTTTGGTGTGGGTGAACCATTAGTATTTATTCATGGTCTAGGAGAGGTAAAGGAGGGTTGGTCAAACCAATTTGAATTTGCCGATCAGTATGAACTAATTATTCCAGATCTTCGTGGACACGGTGAGTATCAATCACCAGGAGAGATTTCCATTTATAACTTTGCTCAAGATATTATCCTTTTGTTAAAAGAGCTCGGAATTGAAAGCGCGCACATTTGTGGTTTATCAATGGGCGGAATGGTCGCTCAGGAAATGTATCGGCAAGCCCCCGATATGTGCCGCTCCTTAATGCTTGTAAGTACTTTTCATTATGCTCCCAAACGATTAGGAAAGCTTTTTTTAAAGTTCCGTCAAGCTCGTGTAGAAAATAAATCGCCAGATGTGCTAAGAGAAACAGCCGCAAAGGTTTGCCTCTATTCATGGACGAAAGAAAACTTTGACACCTTTTATCAATTTTATCAACCGAACAAAGAATTCTACTTCAAATCCATGGAAGCCTGTCTTAAAGTGAATAACTTAAGCTTACTGCCAAAAATCAAGGTCCCGACCTTAATCATTGGTGGACAATATGATTCCGTAATTCCGGTTTGGGTCCAATTATTAATGCATAAACAAATTCCTCATTCTGAGTTCGTTATCTTCAGGAATACTGGACATATCGCCAAACTAGAGGCTAAGGATGCATTTAACCAAGTGCTTCGAACCTTTTTAATTAAACATAAAAAGGCAAGCTAG
- a CDS encoding alpha/beta fold hydrolase → MATEAPFKGILPTFDVDKEMKRWEHLFKVFSQPEPEVGHTPRDEVWRKNKSVLWYYPAKQKKYETPLFFVYSLFNKPYILDIAPKTSVIEGLINMGYDVYLLDWGTPGYEDKKMGLDTYIEKYLRTAVRRALRHSEADEITLIGYCLGGTIASMYAAIAEEPIKNLIVATVPIDFKPFIGPEKWAEGMRNGDINIDRFIDVYGLISPDLVTGMFRAIGAPVYFTNYTMLLSRAYDSRYVEKWRRMNKWTLDQVPFAGEAYRQLANDLFKENKLVKGELMLGNKKVDLKNIKANLFVISGSRDNLILEEQSKPIMELVSSEDKTYVCVEAGHVSLALSGLFAGIVDQWASHRSNAIPNSQS, encoded by the coding sequence ATGGCGACTGAGGCACCATTCAAAGGGATACTCCCTACTTTTGATGTTGATAAAGAAATGAAGCGGTGGGAGCACTTATTCAAGGTATTTAGTCAACCGGAACCAGAAGTCGGTCATACTCCAAGGGACGAAGTATGGAGAAAGAATAAATCGGTACTATGGTATTATCCAGCGAAACAGAAAAAATATGAAACTCCCTTGTTTTTTGTCTATTCGCTGTTTAATAAACCATATATTTTAGACATTGCCCCAAAGACAAGTGTGATAGAAGGATTAATTAACATGGGTTATGATGTTTACCTTTTAGACTGGGGAACACCTGGATATGAAGATAAAAAGATGGGGCTTGATACGTATATTGAAAAATATTTAAGGACAGCTGTAAGACGTGCACTTCGCCATTCTGAGGCAGATGAGATTACACTGATTGGTTACTGTTTGGGTGGTACCATTGCCTCCATGTATGCAGCAATCGCAGAAGAACCGATTAAAAATTTGATTGTGGCCACTGTACCAATAGACTTCAAACCATTTATTGGACCTGAAAAATGGGCAGAAGGCATGAGAAACGGTGATATTAACATCGACCGCTTTATCGATGTGTACGGGCTCATTTCACCTGACTTAGTCACGGGTATGTTTAGAGCAATAGGAGCACCTGTTTATTTTACCAATTATACCATGCTGTTAAGTCGAGCCTACGACAGCCGTTATGTAGAAAAGTGGCGCCGCATGAACAAATGGACACTGGACCAGGTTCCGTTTGCTGGTGAGGCCTATAGACAATTAGCCAATGATCTCTTTAAAGAGAACAAACTGGTCAAAGGTGAATTGATGCTTGGGAATAAAAAAGTGGACCTTAAGAATATCAAGGCAAACCTATTTGTCATATCAGGTTCAAGAGATAATTTAATTTTAGAAGAACAAAGTAAACCGATTATGGAATTAGTTTCGAGTGAGGATAAAACCTATGTTTGTGTGGAGGCAGGTCATGTTAGCCTTGCATTGTCAGGCTTATTTGCGGGAATTGTGGATCAATGGGCATCCCACCGTTCAAATGCTATCCCCAACAGCCAGTCATAA
- a CDS encoding polyhydroxyalkanoate biosynthesis repressor PhaR, whose protein sequence is MAGQKPYDPYEYLHKFSLMWEKQINDFIYQWTDNKEFVKISHLGTEIHSRYLEAFKKNQEALASVLNLPTKNDVTNVATLTLQTEEKIEALEEQIWGIQDSIKSQSKEIESVVDVSKEIIKLTKQLKTELVKTKKELADTKDLHVELQEMKFELMKLNSLKEEFEALKHLIEKEKKAEPMLTGAGTNI, encoded by the coding sequence GTGGCGGGGCAAAAACCATATGATCCTTACGAATATCTGCATAAGTTCAGCTTAATGTGGGAAAAGCAAATCAATGATTTTATCTATCAGTGGACAGATAATAAGGAATTTGTGAAAATATCGCATTTGGGAACAGAAATCCATTCCCGATACTTGGAAGCTTTTAAAAAAAATCAAGAGGCATTGGCTAGTGTATTGAATTTACCTACCAAGAACGATGTGACCAATGTAGCAACTTTAACACTACAAACGGAAGAAAAAATAGAAGCGTTAGAAGAACAAATTTGGGGCATTCAAGATAGTATTAAATCTCAAAGTAAGGAAATTGAAAGTGTTGTTGATGTTTCCAAGGAGATTATTAAACTAACAAAGCAACTAAAAACAGAATTGGTTAAAACGAAGAAAGAACTTGCGGATACAAAGGATTTACATGTTGAACTTCAGGAAATGAAATTCGAACTGATGAAATTAAATAGCTTGAAGGAAGAATTTGAAGCATTAAAACACCTTATTGAAAAAGAGAAAAAAGCAGAGCCTATGTTAACTGGAGCTGGAACGAATATTTAA
- a CDS encoding SDR family oxidoreductase → MNIQELFSLKGKTAIVTGGGRGLGQQIAIAYAEAGANVVVCSRNVEACQQFVDALKEKGVHALAFKCDVSNSDDIQHVVDETVKEFGRIDILVNNSGTSWGAPALEMPADKWDKVMDINLKAVFLFSQAVGKIMVEQRSGKIINIASIAGMGGQDPLVMDAIGYSASKGAVITFTKDLAVKLAPYNVHVNAIAPGFFPTKMAKAILDYSGEKILERTPAGRFGSDDDMKGPALFLASDASDYVFGHVLVVDGGTTAGVQ, encoded by the coding sequence ATGAATATCCAAGAATTATTCAGTTTAAAAGGAAAAACAGCAATCGTTACAGGTGGAGGAAGAGGATTAGGTCAACAAATTGCTATTGCGTACGCAGAGGCAGGTGCAAATGTGGTGGTTTGTTCTAGAAATGTCGAGGCATGCCAGCAGTTTGTGGATGCTCTAAAAGAAAAAGGTGTTCATGCGCTGGCTTTTAAGTGTGATGTTTCTAATTCAGACGATATTCAACATGTTGTTGATGAAACTGTAAAGGAATTTGGCCGGATTGATATTTTAGTCAACAATAGTGGGACCAGCTGGGGAGCACCTGCATTAGAAATGCCAGCCGATAAATGGGATAAGGTAATGGATATTAACTTGAAAGCTGTTTTCTTATTTTCTCAAGCTGTTGGGAAAATTATGGTTGAACAGCGTTCTGGAAAAATCATAAATATTGCTTCAATTGCTGGCATGGGTGGACAAGACCCATTGGTAATGGATGCAATTGGCTATTCTGCAAGTAAGGGCGCGGTCATTACCTTCACGAAAGACCTAGCTGTAAAACTAGCTCCATACAATGTACATGTGAACGCAATTGCACCAGGTTTCTTCCCAACTAAAATGGCTAAGGCGATTTTGGATTATTCAGGTGAAAAAATTCTGGAGCGAACACCGGCAGGAAGATTTGGGTCAGACGACGATATGAAGGGGCCTGCACTATTTTTAGCTTCCGATGCTTCTGACTATGTATTTGGACATGTACTGGTCGTGGATGGAGGAACAACTGCAGGAGTTCAATAA
- a CDS encoding long-chain fatty acid--CoA ligase translates to MVYQQKPWLNIYDHRMDEHVSINHQSLYDFLKEAVNRYNTKPAFTFLGKEWSYNETKSLSDQLASALHKDGFQKGDRIAIMLPNSPHYIITLFGTFRLGGIAVQVNPMYVEREIEYVLHDSGSEYIVVLDTLYPKVKKAQSNTSIKKVLVVSFGGTKIELAKGDYYFDDFLESEGTLPVIEIDRNEDVALLQYTGGTTGFSKGVMLTHMNLLANFNQVCDFSYKACPNRPENFKMITVLPMFHVYGLSSVALCGIREGANQILLPRFDPREVMEIVKREKPFQMSGVPTMFIALNSQPDLEDYGFNELYYISCGGAPLPVETAKTFEIRTGAKLLDGYGLSEAAPTVIFNPPFVPRKYGSIGIPVQSTIARIVQETDDGYVDAPVGEDGELIIQGPQVMKGYWNLPKETSTVIKDGWLFTGDLAKMDEEGYFYILDRKKDMIIASGYNVYPREIEEVLYQLDAVEEALVVGVPDPYRGETVKAYVKLKADAYITEEEIKQFGKENLAPYKAPKAVEILSELPKSTVGKLLRRVLRDQEKIKVQA, encoded by the coding sequence ATGGTTTATCAGCAAAAGCCATGGTTGAACATTTACGACCACAGAATGGATGAACATGTCAGTATTAATCACCAGTCACTTTATGATTTTTTAAAAGAAGCAGTTAACCGTTATAACACCAAACCGGCATTCACCTTTTTAGGAAAAGAATGGAGTTATAATGAAACAAAATCACTATCCGATCAACTAGCATCAGCCCTTCACAAAGACGGCTTTCAAAAGGGCGACCGTATAGCCATTATGCTTCCTAATTCCCCGCACTACATAATCACTTTATTCGGTACGTTTCGATTAGGTGGAATCGCTGTTCAAGTGAATCCCATGTATGTTGAAAGAGAGATTGAATATGTATTACACGATTCTGGCTCCGAATACATAGTTGTACTTGATACACTTTATCCAAAAGTAAAAAAAGCTCAATCTAATACATCCATTAAAAAGGTTCTTGTTGTTAGTTTTGGAGGCACGAAAATAGAGCTTGCCAAAGGAGACTACTATTTTGATGATTTCCTTGAAAGCGAGGGAACGCTCCCTGTCATTGAAATTGATAGGAATGAAGATGTAGCCTTGCTTCAATATACAGGAGGTACAACAGGTTTCTCCAAGGGAGTTATGCTCACCCATATGAATCTACTTGCAAACTTCAATCAGGTTTGTGATTTTTCCTATAAAGCGTGTCCTAACAGGCCAGAGAATTTTAAGATGATCACGGTTTTACCCATGTTTCATGTGTACGGACTATCCAGCGTTGCCCTATGTGGAATAAGAGAGGGTGCGAATCAAATCCTGCTGCCACGATTTGATCCAAGAGAAGTAATGGAAATTGTCAAACGTGAAAAGCCGTTTCAAATGTCTGGTGTTCCGACGATGTTCATTGCACTGAACAGTCAACCAGACCTCGAAGATTATGGATTTAATGAACTTTATTATATTAGCTGTGGCGGGGCTCCGCTTCCAGTAGAGACGGCGAAAACCTTCGAAATCAGAACAGGAGCCAAGCTTTTAGATGGATATGGACTTTCTGAAGCAGCACCAACCGTTATTTTTAACCCCCCATTTGTACCAAGGAAATATGGAAGTATTGGCATTCCTGTTCAAAGTACAATCGCTAGAATCGTTCAAGAAACTGATGATGGTTATGTTGATGCACCAGTCGGAGAAGACGGGGAGTTAATCATCCAAGGGCCACAGGTTATGAAAGGCTATTGGAATCTACCAAAAGAAACGTCGACTGTAATCAAAGATGGATGGTTATTTACAGGGGACCTTGCCAAAATGGATGAAGAAGGTTATTTCTATATCCTTGACCGTAAAAAGGACATGATAATTGCCAGCGGCTACAATGTGTATCCACGTGAAATTGAAGAGGTATTGTATCAGTTGGATGCAGTAGAAGAAGCGCTCGTCGTGGGGGTACCTGATCCATACCGAGGGGAAACGGTAAAGGCATACGTCAAATTGAAAGCGGATGCATATATTACCGAAGAAGAAATCAAGCAGTTTGGTAAGGAAAACCTTGCACCATACAAAGCTCCAAAAGCGGTAGAAATCCTATCTGAACTACCAAAATCAACTGTCGGTAAATTACTACGAAGGGTTTTAAGAGATCAAGAGAAAATAAAAGTACAAGCTTAA
- a CDS encoding alpha/beta fold hydrolase — MPVTKANGINLYYEIHGKGEPLLLIMGLSLNSKSWFRTLPALSEHYKVIIFDNRGVGLSDKPNTPYSIELMAEDARAVLDAAGEKSAHIYGISMGGMIAQKLAIKYPERIRSLILGCTTSGGVNHVQPSSDVNMLMLSRASSIATPEEMAWATAPILYSQSFLEENRELVAEDIQRRIEIPIQPFAYMLQLQACLQHDTYNDIDQIKVPTLVIHGDEDKLVPYENGVTLAEKIPNAEFLTIQGAGHIYVTEANDFVNDRVLEFLNKH; from the coding sequence ATGCCAGTCACGAAAGCAAATGGAATTAATCTTTACTATGAGATACATGGAAAAGGTGAACCATTACTACTAATAATGGGGTTGTCACTCAATTCTAAGTCATGGTTCAGGACATTGCCGGCTCTAAGTGAACATTACAAAGTGATTATTTTTGATAATCGCGGGGTAGGATTAAGTGATAAACCAAATACTCCTTATTCAATTGAATTGATGGCTGAAGATGCTAGAGCTGTCTTGGATGCTGCTGGAGAAAAATCAGCTCACATATATGGCATTTCTATGGGAGGGATGATTGCTCAAAAATTAGCCATTAAGTATCCTGAGCGTATCCGTTCATTGATTCTTGGTTGTACTACATCGGGTGGTGTTAACCATGTACAACCCAGCTCAGATGTTAATATGCTCATGCTCTCAAGAGCCTCTTCTATTGCTACCCCAGAGGAAATGGCCTGGGCAACAGCTCCGATTCTTTATAGTCAATCTTTCTTGGAAGAAAATCGTGAGTTGGTGGCCGAAGATATCCAAAGACGCATTGAAATCCCTATCCAACCTTTTGCCTATATGTTACAGCTTCAAGCATGCCTCCAACATGACACTTATAATGATATCGACCAAATTAAAGTGCCTACATTAGTCATTCATGGTGATGAAGATAAATTAGTTCCCTATGAAAATGGGGTCACATTAGCTGAAAAAATTCCTAATGCAGAGTTTTTAACCATCCAAGGTGCCGGCCACATCTATGTCACTGAAGCGAATGATTTTGTGAATGATAGAGTACTAGAGTTTTTAAACAAACATTAA
- a CDS encoding YitT family protein: MFKTRVKYYKDNNRSNYISFYKRGCSIFCGAMLVAISLQLFLVENYVIDGGVIGISMILSHITRQEVGLYLLLLNTPFFIIGYSYLGRRFLTLSLFAILVLSVGTYVLEPFPAITHNPLLVIILGGMILGLGVGITIRYGGCLDGTEVIAILFSKRSPFSIGQYILFLNFFIFSSSVFIFGLKEAIYSLATFFVAYKTIDFSIQDH, translated from the coding sequence ATGTTCAAGACAAGGGTTAAATATTATAAAGATAACAACAGATCGAATTACATTTCATTCTATAAACGTGGCTGTTCAATTTTTTGCGGGGCCATGCTTGTTGCTATTTCTTTACAATTATTTTTAGTAGAAAATTATGTAATAGATGGTGGGGTTATTGGCATCAGCATGATCCTTTCGCATATTACCCGCCAAGAAGTGGGATTGTACCTCCTATTATTAAATACTCCCTTTTTTATCATTGGTTATTCCTATTTGGGTAGAAGATTTCTAACGTTAAGTCTTTTTGCCATCCTTGTTTTATCAGTGGGGACATACGTTTTAGAGCCGTTTCCCGCTATCACCCATAATCCTCTCTTAGTAATCATACTAGGTGGTATGATACTTGGGTTAGGGGTAGGGATTACGATCCGTTACGGGGGTTGTTTGGATGGAACAGAAGTAATTGCCATTCTATTTAGCAAACGTTCTCCTTTTTCAATTGGACAGTACATCCTGTTTTTAAATTTCTTTATCTTTAGTAGTTCAGTGTTTATCTTTGGTCTAAAAGAAGCAATATACTCCTTGGCTACCTTTTTTGTCGCCTATAAAACGATAGATTTTTCCATTCAGGATCACTAA
- a CDS encoding oxidoreductase produces the protein MEAKKIIITGANSGIGYEAAKALSKSGAEVVLAVRNEEKGKVAVESILKEIPHAKVVVMRLDLADLTSVRDFVEEFKKRYDSLHILINNAGVMVPPYGLTKDGFERQFGSNHLGHFALTGLLLPLLKNTPQSRVISLSSIAHRGASIDFDNLDGSKGYKGMKFYGQSKLANLLFAKELDNRMKEYGLLTISLACHPGISSTNLFKIGKREAPGYLKALMKVFFQPAEIGALPTIYAATEPSLKGGEYIGPDGRGNRKGKPTIETPATGVYNSETMKKLWEVSERLTGVVYDFSK, from the coding sequence ATGGAAGCTAAAAAAATTATCATCACAGGAGCAAATAGTGGAATTGGCTATGAAGCAGCGAAAGCTTTAAGTAAGAGCGGTGCCGAAGTAGTTTTAGCTGTTAGAAATGAAGAAAAAGGGAAAGTGGCAGTAGAATCTATTTTAAAGGAAATTCCCCATGCAAAAGTTGTTGTTATGCGACTAGATTTAGCAGATTTAACGAGTGTAAGAGATTTTGTGGAAGAGTTTAAGAAGAGATATGATTCTTTACATATTTTGATTAACAATGCTGGAGTAATGGTACCTCCATATGGATTAACTAAAGATGGATTCGAACGGCAATTTGGAAGTAATCATTTAGGGCACTTTGCATTAACAGGTCTATTACTACCGTTACTGAAGAATACCCCTCAATCACGTGTTATCTCACTCAGCAGTATTGCACATAGAGGTGCTTCTATCGATTTTGATAACCTTGATGGTTCAAAAGGCTATAAAGGAATGAAGTTTTATGGACAGAGTAAGCTTGCCAATTTATTATTTGCTAAGGAATTAGATAATAGGATGAAAGAGTATGGGCTTCTAACCATTAGTCTTGCTTGTCATCCGGGGATTTCCTCAACCAATTTATTTAAAATAGGAAAAAGAGAAGCGCCGGGGTACCTCAAAGCTTTAATGAAGGTATTTTTTCAACCGGCGGAAATAGGTGCTCTGCCAACGATCTATGCAGCAACAGAACCGAGCTTGAAAGGTGGCGAATACATAGGTCCTGATGGCAGAGGAAATAGAAAGGGAAAACCCACGATTGAAACACCAGCTACTGGGGTGTACAATTCAGAAACCATGAAGAAGCTTTGGGAAGTGTCAGAAAGATTAACAGGTGTTGTTTATGATTTTTCTAAATAA
- a CDS encoding GNAT family N-acetyltransferase — protein sequence METLVLEKGYKDNVALRNSFNELALQTFGIEFETWYQHGFWTEKYQPYSYIDQGKVVANVSVNLLNMVIDGESKKAIQIGTVMTHPDYRNKGLSRKLMEFVLEDFNHVDFIYLFANQTVLDFYPKFGFKAVNEVQYSMNYDLKPMGQSGIRKLDGTNAEDLSFIYSFASNRKSVSQVFGTTDSEELLMFYCIMVFSQDLYFIEEEKALVIFQQEDDMLHLYDIVSSEEVNLQSIISQTASKETRKIVFHFHVENQELLLWDEKYQSSNVLFVKNLTNVSLPEKFKHPMTSQA from the coding sequence ATGGAAACATTAGTATTGGAGAAAGGTTACAAAGATAATGTTGCGTTAAGAAACAGTTTCAATGAGCTTGCCCTGCAGACCTTTGGAATAGAATTCGAAACGTGGTATCAACATGGATTTTGGACAGAAAAGTATCAGCCATACTCTTATATTGACCAAGGTAAAGTGGTAGCGAATGTCTCCGTTAATCTCTTGAATATGGTGATTGATGGGGAGAGTAAGAAAGCTATTCAAATCGGAACAGTGATGACTCATCCGGATTATCGTAATAAAGGGTTATCGAGAAAACTCATGGAGTTTGTGTTAGAAGACTTTAACCATGTGGACTTTATCTACTTGTTTGCAAATCAAACAGTGTTGGATTTCTATCCTAAGTTTGGATTTAAAGCGGTAAACGAAGTTCAGTATTCAATGAACTATGATCTTAAGCCCATGGGCCAATCGGGGATAAGAAAATTAGATGGAACCAATGCAGAAGACTTATCTTTTATTTATTCCTTTGCTTCAAATAGAAAATCAGTTTCTCAGGTTTTTGGAACTACAGACAGTGAGGAATTATTAATGTTTTATTGTATTATGGTGTTTAGTCAGGACCTTTATTTTATTGAAGAGGAAAAGGCGCTCGTCATTTTTCAGCAGGAAGATGATATGCTACATCTATATGATATCGTATCTTCTGAGGAAGTAAATCTTCAAAGTATAATTAGCCAAACAGCTTCTAAAGAGACTAGAAAAATTGTTTTCCATTTTCATGTGGAAAACCAAGAGTTACTTCTTTGGGATGAGAAATATCAATCTAGTAATGTTCTTTTTGTAAAAAATCTAACAAACGTAAGCTTGCCTGAAAAATTCAAGCATCCGATGACTTCTCAGGCGTAA
- the trpB gene encoding tryptophan synthase subunit beta produces MKSASVENKGYFGGFGGSFIPEDLQQVMNELEENFLQYKDDSEFIQEFKYYLKEYIGRENPLTFAENLTKQIGGAKIYLKREDLNHTGAHKINNAIGQILLAKRMGAKRIIAETGAGQHGVATATACAMFDMECVIYMGKLDTERQALNVFRMELLGAKVVPVEKGQGRLKDAVDEALGDLVQNYKNTFYLLGSAVGPHPYPTMVKHFQSIISEESKRQILEKEGKLPTAVLACAGGGSNAIGAFAHYIEEPAVRLIGVEPAEAPTLTEGVPAVIHGFKCLTLLDEKGEPKPTFSIAAGLDYPGVGPEHSHLKTSGRGEYVTVTGQEALEAFQILSKTEGIIPALESSHAVAYAMKLAKNLTPEDVLIVNLSGRGDKDVEQVFNMLKNK; encoded by the coding sequence ATGAAGAGTGCGAGCGTAGAAAACAAAGGGTATTTTGGAGGATTTGGTGGAAGCTTTATTCCAGAGGATTTACAGCAGGTAATGAACGAATTAGAAGAGAATTTTTTACAGTATAAGGATGATTCTGAATTTATTCAGGAATTCAAATACTACTTAAAAGAGTATATCGGCAGAGAGAATCCGTTAACCTTTGCGGAGAATTTAACAAAACAAATTGGTGGGGCAAAAATTTATCTCAAACGAGAAGATTTAAATCACACAGGTGCACACAAGATTAATAATGCGATTGGACAAATTCTACTTGCCAAACGGATGGGAGCGAAACGGATCATTGCGGAAACAGGAGCGGGGCAACATGGGGTAGCAACAGCCACTGCTTGTGCGATGTTCGATATGGAATGTGTGATTTACATGGGAAAACTAGACACGGAACGGCAAGCGCTAAATGTATTCCGGATGGAATTATTAGGAGCAAAAGTAGTTCCGGTTGAAAAAGGTCAGGGCCGCTTAAAGGATGCGGTTGATGAAGCCTTAGGTGACTTGGTACAAAACTATAAAAATACGTTTTATTTATTAGGCTCTGCAGTAGGGCCACACCCATATCCAACCATGGTGAAACACTTTCAATCTATTATTAGTGAAGAATCCAAACGCCAGATTCTAGAAAAAGAAGGAAAGCTACCAACTGCAGTACTTGCTTGTGCAGGAGGAGGCAGTAATGCAATTGGTGCGTTCGCCCATTATATCGAGGAACCAGCTGTTCGGTTAATTGGAGTGGAGCCAGCGGAAGCTCCGACCTTAACGGAAGGAGTCCCAGCCGTCATCCATGGTTTTAAATGCTTAACACTGTTAGATGAAAAAGGTGAGCCGAAACCGACGTTTTCAATTGCTGCTGGTTTGGATTATCCTGGGGTTGGTCCAGAGCATAGCCATTTAAAAACAAGTGGAAGAGGAGAATATGTAACGGTTACAGGTCAGGAGGCACTAGAGGCGTTTCAAATTCTGAGCAAAACAGAGGGAATTATCCCAGCATTAGAGAGCTCTCATGCAGTTGCATATGCGATGAAACTGGCAAAGAATTTAACTCCTGAAGACGTGTTAATCGTGAATTTATCCGGTCGCGGTGATAAAGATGTGGAACAGGTTTTTAATATGTTAAAAAATAAATAA